The following are encoded in a window of Diorhabda sublineata isolate icDioSubl1.1 chromosome 5, icDioSubl1.1, whole genome shotgun sequence genomic DNA:
- the LOC130444102 gene encoding protein tramtrack, alpha isoform-like isoform X1, translating into MTVQQYCLRWNNHQPNFISVFSSLLNSQSLVDVTLAAEGKQLQAHKVVLSACSSYFQSLFATNPCKHPIVILKDVKFTDLKVMVDFMYHGEVSVSQEQLPCILKTAEMLKIKGLTEIPMENPAVKCHSQPEKTEIGAQSTDNWSLDENRPVSPSSPSSKRRRLKKNVICSSTITTENAEGTQNEILLSTANNVFESVLKSDNPTNVEDNSQKYNGIPIPSMQPSTSHQRDTEQTTHQIITHITPPQDVNVNTSQVECSPVEIPRTCTTSQSTTVTFSPGSSQSPPLQEHMGPKRGRFLMRQSRIKREPDLYPETEIEPVALSQYLTLPPPIRIERQCSEPIPSISPSPDNLLNVPEHVLIKQHSHPILPSKSTESNTRSSHCPVVRLGPALGCNFCWNTVDTHGRTLRRKTKYHCPECQTNLCIVPCFQEYHKSQGTEGSGGKASIDPLLPSSPTKIYPKSN; encoded by the exons ATGACAGTTCAACAGTATTGTTTAAGATGGAACAATCATCAACCAAACTTCATATCTGTATTCTCTAGTCTTTTAAACAGCCAGTCCCTTGTAGATGTTACTTTAGCAGCAGAAGGCAAACAACTACAAGCTCATAAAGTCGTTTTATCTGCATGTAGCTCTTATTTTCAA tCATTATTTGCTACAAACCCATGTAAACATCCAATTGTGATTCTAAAAGATGTCAAGTTTACTGATTTAAAAGTAATGGTGGATTTTATGTACCATGGAGAAGTAAGTGTATCACAGGAACAATTACCATGTATATTGAAGACAgcagaaatgttaaaaattaaag GATTAACAGAAATACCTATGGAGAATCCAGCAGTTAAGTGTCATAGTCAGCcagaaaaaacagaaattggTGCACAAAGTACAGATAATTGGAGTTTGGATGAAAATAGACCTGTAAGCCCATCTTCACCTTCAAGTAAAAG GAGAAGATTAAAAAAGAATGTTATATGTAGTTCAACAATAACAACAGAAAATGCAGAAGGTACCcagaatgaaattttattaagtaCAGCAAATAATGTTTTCGAAAGTGTTTTAAAATCCGATAACCCTACAAATGTAGAAGacaattcacaaaaatataatgGTATTCCTATTCCAAGTATGCAACCATCAACATCCCATCAAAGGGACACTGAACAAACAACTCATCAAATTATTACA caCATAACTCCACCTCAAGATGTAAATGTGAATACTTCACAAGTAGAATGTTCCCCGGTAGAAATACCCCGTACTTGTACAACTAGTCAATCAACTACTG TAACATTTTCTCCTGGGTCATCGCAGTCTCCTCCACTTCAAGAACACATGGGTCCTAAACGAGGACGTTTTTTGATGAGGCAATCCCGAATAAAGCGTGAACCAGATTTGTATCCGGAAACGGAAATAGAGCCAGTAGCCTTGTCTCAGTACCTGACTCTTCCGCCACCTATAAGGATAGAACGACAATGCTCAGAACCTATTCCTAGTATTTCACCCTCACCTGATAATTTACTTAATGTTCCAGAGCACGTTCTAATTAAGCAGCATTCACACCCTATATTGCCAAGTAAATCTACAGAG agTAATACCAGATCCAGCCATTGTCCTGTGGTACGATTAGGTCCAGCTTTAGGTTGCAATTTCTGTTGGAATACAGTCGATACGCATGGAAGGACTCTAAGAAGAAAAACCAAATATCATTGTCCTGAATGCCAAACGAATCTCTGTATAGTCCCATGTTTTCAGGAGTACCACAAAAGTCAAGGGACTGAAGGAAGCGGTGGAAAAGCCAGTATCGATCCATTATTACCATCTTCCCCTACCAAAATATATCCTAAAAGTAATTAA
- the LOC130444102 gene encoding protein abrupt-like isoform X2, with translation MTVQQYCLRWNNHQPNFISVFSSLLNSQSLVDVTLAAEGKQLQAHKVVLSACSSYFQSLFATNPCKHPIVILKDVKFTDLKVMVDFMYHGEVSVSQEQLPCILKTAEMLKIKGLTEIPMENPAVKCHSQPEKTEIGAQSTDNWSLDENRPVSPSSPSSKRRRLKKNVICSSTITTENAEGTQNEILLSTANNVFESVLKSDNPTNVEDNSQKYNGIPIPSMQPSTSHQRDTEQTTHQIITHITPPQDVNVNTSQVECSPVEIPRTCTTSQSTTGIQWNVLDQTGFTHFSSNSAALSNNVGTQFTPTSHPNNNILNRPNTDVTVQYQNLKRKRSFNPQGDENFLRALEAVRFGGIGFCKAARMYGVNNRTLWLEYKKRGYPNFRLSIKHRNQVTDSCKEETVVHSDRDICTVNHPIAIISGAVFDNKDVPNRSKYFDGSENAAETINFQNINLEHM, from the exons ATGACAGTTCAACAGTATTGTTTAAGATGGAACAATCATCAACCAAACTTCATATCTGTATTCTCTAGTCTTTTAAACAGCCAGTCCCTTGTAGATGTTACTTTAGCAGCAGAAGGCAAACAACTACAAGCTCATAAAGTCGTTTTATCTGCATGTAGCTCTTATTTTCAA tCATTATTTGCTACAAACCCATGTAAACATCCAATTGTGATTCTAAAAGATGTCAAGTTTACTGATTTAAAAGTAATGGTGGATTTTATGTACCATGGAGAAGTAAGTGTATCACAGGAACAATTACCATGTATATTGAAGACAgcagaaatgttaaaaattaaag GATTAACAGAAATACCTATGGAGAATCCAGCAGTTAAGTGTCATAGTCAGCcagaaaaaacagaaattggTGCACAAAGTACAGATAATTGGAGTTTGGATGAAAATAGACCTGTAAGCCCATCTTCACCTTCAAGTAAAAG GAGAAGATTAAAAAAGAATGTTATATGTAGTTCAACAATAACAACAGAAAATGCAGAAGGTACCcagaatgaaattttattaagtaCAGCAAATAATGTTTTCGAAAGTGTTTTAAAATCCGATAACCCTACAAATGTAGAAGacaattcacaaaaatataatgGTATTCCTATTCCAAGTATGCAACCATCAACATCCCATCAAAGGGACACTGAACAAACAACTCATCAAATTATTACA caCATAACTCCACCTCAAGATGTAAATGTGAATACTTCACAAGTAGAATGTTCCCCGGTAGAAATACCCCGTACTTGTACAACTAGTCAATCAACTACTG GCATTCAGTGGAATGTTTTGGATCAAACTGGCTTCACGCATTTTTCATCAAACTCTGCAGCATTATCGAATAATGTTGGTACACAATTCACTCCTACCTCCCATCCAAATAACAATATCTTAAACCGTCCTAATACCGATGTGACTGTACAGTATCAAAatcttaaaagaaaaagaagtttcAATCCCCAAGGAGATGAGAACTTTCTCAGGGCATTAGAAGCTGTCAGATTTGGCGGGATAGGATTTTGCAAAGCGGCTAGGATGTATGGAGTGAATAATAGAACTTTGTGGTTGGAGTACAAAAAACGGGGATACCCAAATTTTAGACTTAGTATTAAGCATCGTAATCAAGTAACAGATAGTTGTAAGGAGGAAACGGTAGTTCATAGTGATAGAGACATATGTACAGTTAATCATCCTATAGCTATTATAAGTGGTGCTGTTTTTGACAATAAAGATGTTCCGAACCGTTCCAAATACTTTGATGGCAGTGAAAATGCCGCAGAGactattaattttcaaaatatcaatcttGAGCATATGTAG
- the LOC130444437 gene encoding piggyBac transposable element-derived protein 4-like — MKGKKAKYGNKFYELCSAQGYVLNIEVCKGHRENDENMTTIESLVMRLMQSYLNKGHHLFMDNYYNSLPLSNKLLSKKTHVTGTLRVNRKGLPQEITRRKLRKGEHVWRRQNQTYVSKWKDKRDVLCLTTAYHPSMINIANRRQQEKRKPIEIVNYNQNMSGVDRADQMMSYYSCPRKTIRWYKKVIFHLLDVAVWNSFYIFKEKTGSQMKYIEYREAIIRSLTGIDNKRDGRTLVQFKRAQIQTNEINNNGTQHFPEKISPPENYHRKTYFQRCKQCYKQGIRKETSYCCKNCVSKPALCPAPCFETWHTENNV, encoded by the coding sequence ATGAAAGGCAAAAAGGCAAAATACGGAAATAAATTCTATGAACTTTGTTCAGCCCAAGGTTACGTTTTGAATATAGAAGTATGCAAAGGCCATCGAGAAAACGATGAAAACATGACAACTATTGAAAGTCTTGTGATGCGATTGATGCAGTCATACTTAAACAAAGGCCATCATTTGTTCATGGATAATTATTACAACAGTCTACCATTGTCTAACAAATTACTTAGCAAAAAGACACATGTGACAGGAACTCTTCGTGTAAATAGGAAGGGTCTGCCACAAGAAATAACACGTCGTAAGCTTAGAAAAGGAGAACATGTATGGCGACGCCAAAATCAGACTTATGTGTCCAAATGGAAAGATAAACGGGATGTGCTATGTCTAACAACAGCTTACCACCCAAGCATGATAAACATAGCTAACCGGCGACAACAGGAAAAgagaaaaccaattgaaatagTGAATTATAATCAGAATATGTCAGGTGTAGACAGAGCAGATCAGATGATGTCCTATTATTCCTGTCCACGGAAGACAATTAGATGGTATAAAAAGGTAATCTTTCATCTACTGGATGTAGCAGTATGGAATTCTTTCTACATCTTTAAAGAAAAGACAGGTTCTCAAATGAAGTATATAGAGTACAGGGAAGCAATCATACGATCTCTAACTGGTATAGATAATAAACGGGATGGAAGAACTTTGGTTCAATTTAAACGTGCACAAATCCAaaccaatgaaatcaacaacAATGGAACACAGCATTTTCCTGAGAAAATTTCACCTCCTGAAAattatcatcgaaaaacatattttcagcgTTGTAAACAATGTTATAAACAGGGAATAAGGAAGGAAACATCATATTGCTGCAAGAATTGCGTGTCAAAACCTGCACTGTGTCCTGCACCATGCTTTGAAACATGGCATACcgaaaataatgtataa